cctgatgacacccttttagatacctgaaaactgctatcatgttctccctcagtcttctcttttccaaactaaacaaacccaattccttcagccttccttcataggtcatcttctcaagacctttaatcattcttgttgctcttctctggaccctctccaatttctccacatctttcttgaaatgcggtgcccagaactggacacaatactccagctgaggcctgaccagcgcagagtaaagcggaagaatgacttctcgtgtcttatttacaacacacctgttaatgcatcccagaatcacgtttgctttttttgcaacagtatcacactgttgactcatattaagcttgtggtccactatgacccctagatctctttctgccatactccttcctagaccgtctcttcccattctgtatgtgtgaaactgattgttccttcctaagtggagcactttgcatttatctttattgaacttcatcctgtttacctcagaccatttctccaatttgtccagataattttgaattttgaccctgtcctccaaagcagttgcaaatccctcccagtttggtatcatccgcaaacttaataagtgtactttctatgccaacatctaaatcattgatgaagatattgaacagaaccggtcccaaaacagacccctgcagaaccccacttgttatacctttccagcaggattgggagccattaacaactactctctgagtatggttatccagccagttatgcacccaccttatagtagccccatctaaattgtactttcctagcttatctataagaatatcatgcgagaccgtatcaaatgccttactaaagtctaggtatatcacatccaccgcttctcccttatccacaaggcttgttatcctatcaaagaacgctatcagattagtttgacacgatttgttctttacaaatccatgctggctattccctatcaccttaccaccttccaagtgtttgcagatgatttctttaattacctgctccattatcttccctggcacagaagttaaactaactggtctgtagtttcctgggttgtttttatttccctttttatagatgggcactatatttgcccccttcagtcttctggaatctcccccgtctcccatgatttcccaaagataatagctagaggctcagatacctcttctattaattccttgagtattctaggatgcatttcatcaggccctggtgacttgcaggcatctaacttttctaagtgattttttacttgctctttttttattttatcttttaaacctaccctcttcccgtaagcattcactatattagacattccttcagacttctcagtgaagaccgaaacaaagaagtcattaagcattaATTAATAATATTGAAGATTGCAAGATGGGGTTTTGGTAGGGGCAAAGGGTTAAAGAAATGtggtcattttttatttttaaaatacataataatGTTGGCTGGTTGAACTGCTCAAATGTTTGGAATGTGAGACTGAATTTTGTTGGATACGCATGAGTAGGGACAGAGCAGGTGAAGCAGTCAAAGTTTCATGATAAATGCAATTTATTTCATGGGATCTGAGCGTTGCATATGGGGTATACGCATATAAGGCTACACTGTTAGCTAAAACACAGTAAGAATTTCAAAGCTCTGTGTAGAATTTCAGCTTCTTATAATCTCTTCAGGACAAGAGTCAAATATTCCCAATTAACAGACAGCATTAACATTTATATTACGTTAAACCAAGTCTGTACAGCCAATCATCAGTTTTTACACATTTTTGCATtcctaaaataattaataaatgataAAGAATTACTTTTCCCCCCACTGAGCCATACATAAAAAAAAGTCTTGAGATGTTACAGTCTATCacttaaggctttgtctacataaGCATTTTTGTCAACAAAGCTTTTGTTGGTCAAGAGTGTGAAAAAAATATCccgcaaacaaacaaaaagtttcaccaacaaaagcgcCTCTTGtcgacatagctaccgctgcttgTTGGGGATGGTTTAGTTATGCCAGCTGTAGAgctggcatagagtggctacagaGGAGATCTTACAATGGCACAGATGCAGCGGTATAGCTGTTCTGCTGTGAGGTCCCTAGTGTAGACTCTGTCCAGGTCTACACTAGCGgggggggtcgatctaagatacgcaactttagctacgctaatagcatagctgaagtcagcgtatcttaggccgacttacctggccgtgaggatggcaGCGAGTCGACCATTGCTGCTCCcccgactccgcttctgcctctcgcaagctggagttccggagtcgacgggggagtgcaATCGGGGACCGATTTTATCACATTAATCGATCACTACCCTCCGATCCAGCAAGTAGCAAAGACCTGCCCATAGACTGTTACATTCATCAATTTTTTCATAACAGTGACACTTGCTGGCCAACTGGTTTAGATGCAGTTTGTTTTCCTGAATTGATAGGTTCCCCTCTCCCATTATGATGAATTTTAGAAGGTGTCAACTTACCCTTTCAGTAGTACAAGTCTGTACCAagtatactttttttaaaaaagaaagcactAGTATGCTTACAGCACCAGCCATTAGCTTCATTCATAGACTTCTTTTCCCTGGCAAAAACCAGGCCATTTCTGCAAAGCAGACTTGTGCAGGTTTTTTTTACAGAAACGCGGCAGAGAAGTTCCAGTTACTGGTTTACCAAGTATCATATACAATAGCCAATAACTATGTGCTGGAATGTCTTTCACATAATTACTGTCCAAGGAAGGGGGCCATGGGATCATCAGGTCTTTGGCGTTTCATTCTATAAGCCTCCATTTCCTCTTCTGTAGGCTCCCGTGTTTCATACATGCTGTTATATGGCCTCTTCCTCTCATCTAACTGCATGATTTCTTTAACCTGGAGGAGACGAGCCTCTTCTGCATTTAATGCCTGAAGAAAAGCAGAAACGAGATAAAGTACTAGAATCTGTCATGATTGTTAAGTAAAACATGAGCAGGAGACAGAATACTGCAATTCTATAATCCACACAAAAGCAGCTATTGCTAATTCTCATTTTACACCTACAAGCCTTAAGTGTTTAACCCCCAACTACAGTGCCAAATTAGCATTTGTCATGCTTAACGTTTTAAATTTTGCTGTCAGTTTTCTCTGTTCACATTATTATTTAATGTAGCCATTTTAAAAATTTGTGTAAATGTAGAATGTAGTAATTTTAAGGATTCCTGAATTTTCAGCTAAGTTTATGTATAGGGTGAAATTCTCTAAAGCGTTTTAGTGACTTAAGAGCTTGAGAATTTCATCCAGACTGATCAAGAatagcttttttccccttttgttttttaaagacattAAATATTCCTTCCCTACTGTAGTGCTACTGCTTGCTATTCAGCAGAAGCTGTGGTTTATCCAAAAGATGGTTGAAGTATAGTATATCAGTGTAAGACTCCCATGCTGTAACTGATTGTACACAGGCAGACCGCTGTATTTCTGTGGAGCCCCATTCAATGACTTCATTGGGACTTTGTACACTTACCGTAATCTACTCATGCACACCATCAATTTCAGGATAGAGCTTAATTTTCTCCTTGGGATAAAAGGCACTTTAAGGAGAGAGggattttgttggtttgtttcccACCTTGCTTCACACAATTCAGTTCGTATTCCACTTTTCTGCTATCACCACCCACTGTTCTAACCATTTACTTCAAAGCAGCTAAACAACTCTGTCTAAAAGTCACTTCAACTCAGCGTCACCAGCAGAGAAACCTTATATACAATGCCACAAGAACCATGATTTTGGGACTCTCATACTACTGATCAAATATTTCTTAATAAGAACAAGAACACTGTCTGAAAAACACAGTGCACCTTTTTCAGTTTTTcgtgtttctttttctcttcacCCTCACTATCTGAATTTGGACTCTTCTTttgcttcttctttttcttttttttctcatcCTTCTGTTTTTCTTGATGTATCTGGGAGGTAGAAAAGCAGGAGTTTGAGACCGAAATGCCAAGGATTATGCACATGCATGTCCAAGGAACTTATCTCTAGGATCCACTAACTCTATATCTCAGGAGTTTAGTTGGGAACATTGAGAGATGAGACATTAATGATCCAATACTTGATAAATCTCCTAGTCAAGCTCAGAAGAGATGGCCCATGCAACTTCATAGTACAGTCACTACACTATTCCACCTTTTAAAACTCCCGATAAACAGAATGTAAAAATCTTCCTTCTCAATCTTTTCAAGTAGTTTTCCTTTTATAAAAGGAAGACACATGGGAGGGGAGGTAACCTACCTCCATCAACGTTTTGGATTTTGCCATATACTCTTCCTCTGTAGGTTTTTCCTCTGGTAAGTCTGATGCAGTATTCTGCATAATGAAGATAAAAGAAAGGGCATGAAAACTCACTATGCGTGTACCAAAATTAAAAGACAAGTTGAATTATTTTAGACATTTTTATAGCAGCATCCCATTATTCTAATGTCTAAAAATGAAATGTTACTTACAGCGATTTCTTTCCCAGCTTCTCCTGTACAATAGGAATACTTGACAAACGAGTGGCAGCATTTATATCCCCATCTGCCTTCCTTCCAATATGAACCCCATAtacactgcaagacagagataGTACTGAAGCAATCACGTAACAGGAACATTGCAAATCATGCAAGATTTTTGTTTAACTCTTTTCGGAAAATTAGTAGTTCATTCAAAAAATCTTAGGAGGGAAAACTGATGAACTTAGAAGATTTACAAAAATTAGCAAgtaggggagattttcaaaggcaaaggacagctaggtgcctaactcccagaaCAACTCAAGGGGAGTTGGAAGCAtgactgccatttgtgcctttgaaagttCCCTACACACTCTCCACTTGATTCACACACAGCTCCTGTTAAAGGTAATTAAATTCtcctgcttggagggagagaCTTAAGCAAGCAACTAATCTAAAAAGATAAATTCACTACTTCAGTAGACAGTGCATCAGTTCCCATGGCACTGGGTCATATTTCCTCTGCTTTACCAGGAAAGTTAGCTCTTGCTATTGTTTCTTAGTCTAGGTGCTTACTGTGTGGTTGTTGATAGTTACATCCTCTTCATACTTAGAACGGACAATAGCTTTCTCTTGTCCTTTGATGACTGTTCCGTGTCTAGAATATTCCACATAGTCTTCTGTCTGGGCTAACAGCAGTTCAGCTGGTGGAGCGTCTAGATGTTCTTGTCCTCCATACTACAACAATACAAGCAACATTTTTGAAGATCTATagcaaaaaaagtcatttagacTTGAAACTGTATCTGCATTTCAAACATATCACCTCAATACCTTCCCTGTGCTTTGGGTGCCATGCAAGCACTTAGaacattaaaatggaaaatgatCAATTTTTTGTGCTTCTGACTTGCTAGCTAAAAGATCTTATTTTCTGCTACAGTGGTAacacttcagatttttttttttgtttggagaaATATTACCAGCTCCAGTGATATATCCCAGTTTAAGTATAGAAAATCTTGTTTAAACTATTAGAAGCTTTCAAAGCAAAACAAAGTTAGAAAAACAATCCAAGTATAGAACAATAAGACAATATGTTGTTTGTTGTCAACTTGTGCTTAACAAATGTTAGCATCTTCATGATTTTTACCACGTTGTTTAAGTAAAATTGATAATACAGCAAAACAGAAAAATACCAAAGTCTGAAAAATGAGATTTTGAAAAGCATTTATTTTGTATGAGTTGTGAAATATTTGCAAATACTTAGTCTAAACTATCTCAAGTTACCTTCTTCCTAAGAGATCAATTTTAACAATACAAAGACTATTTTCCACCACttgtatgtattttaaaacataaatcTGGACCCCCACATCTTACATTGCCAAGTTTTCACCAGAGGTAAATTCTGACAGCTGAACCCCGTGACCATAGAGAAAGAAACGCTAACTGACCTTCAACTATACTGATGTGTCTATACTGAAAAACTTACCAGACACAACAGGTATAAAGGCTACATAATTTTAGAGTTTGATCAGGTTAACAAGTGGTTTGACCAGCAttattatggatttttttttttaatgaaaaaatcaaAAACCCAAGCTGGACCCTCTCTTTACAGCATTCTTGTTCGTTGGGCATTTGTCTGTGTTACCTTTTCTAGGATGCTTTCTTTCTGCTGTTCCTTAAAATCTTCTTTTTTCACCTTGAAGGATTTGTACAGGAGCTCCAGTTTTGTAGGGTCTGCTTGAAGATGAACTTCAGAGCCTTTGTCATAAGCCTCCCAAGCAAACACTATATATAAAACAAAGAGCCATCACTTAATTAAATGATCATTCTGAATCCTATACATGCTTTTCAAATAGACAAAGAATAGATTAAAGATGCTAAGAGTCATCATGAAGTCAAGTTTATCTGTAACAAGATACATTTCTTCCTTGGCACAGAAATATGGCACCTCAATTTTTAAGGTATGATTTTTCTGACTTAATGAAATACTTACACTGAGTTTGTGCCATTGAAATGGTATCTCCAGTGTAACGAACAAAATTGTCACCTGCATAACCgactctacaaaaaaaaaaaacaacaacaaaaaaatccaccCTAATTATTTAAGTAATGTGCAACACCTTTACTCCCTGTTAAGTTCTTTCATCCATTTCTGGCATTCTGTTACTGTCGTAACTTTGAATCTCTCTTGCTTGAAAAGGACATGTCACCAACGCTCCCCAAATGGTAAGACCCTCCTGCAACACTGTTTCTATTCCCCACCTGGGCCACAGAAGAACACACATAAATGTCATTCACATCACTACTCCTCTGCTTTCTCCCTTAGGAGTTTACACGTTAGCTCTGCAACATTCTGAATGCTTACTGGCCCAATCTATGGATTCTAACGAGTCTGTGACAGGGAAGCATGAAGTTCAATTTCTGGACAGTGGGATATTTGAATTTGGGAGTATTTTTGCTGTGATAATTGCAGATCAAGAGGAGAATAGCTGCAAACATCCAACTATTGAAATATATTTACGTATACATCGCTGTGGTCTAGAGATACCATGTGGTCTACTATAGAggggctctgctgtaacctgcaattTGCTGTTCTGCCCACTTTACAATTTGTATTCAAATAATTAGTATCAATCCCATGGTAATTAAATTGACAAGATCACTTTAAATATCAATACTCAACAAAATGATCCTCATCAGCATTGTGTGTGTCAACTCgtaagttaaaagaaaaaaacaaaataatcagaaGAACATAACCAAGAAAGTATTAAAAGATTCCCTCCTCCATAACTGACTATTCACTCATTGGTAGCAAGATTCACAGGACGGCAAAGAGAAACAAGCTTAATATTAAGACAATTTTAACTTTAACGCATTTTGTTAAAGATGTGTAGCCAAAACCCCCGTTTCAAACTTACTCGTCTGGATTCTTGCCTGCATTGGCATATGGGTTCTCCCTCATTGCTCTCGTTTTGGGATCATAATAGGCAGAATTTGGATCTAGATTCCTCAAGTACTAAAATAAAGGAGATATACAAAATGTTTACTTAGAAATTTGGGATTCTAACAGAACTGAAAATATTACTGTCATCCCTTCATAGATACTTTTAAAGTGTTAGATGACATGCTTCAACGGCTACTAGAGCAGCTTCATTTTAGTTGGGATAACTATGATAGGTTGCCTACCTTTGTAAAGCACCTGATACTCTGTAGGTGAAAAGCAGTATCTAAAAGTCAGAATTTTTATATGTTGACAGAAGGGCAAATGGGTAAAGGGAGGTCATGAGTTACCCAAGGTGACACAGAAagatcaatggcagagctgggaccagaaACAAAGTCTATAGGCTCCAAGCCCCATGCTGAGTCCACTAGTAGTAACTACTAGTTAAGAGAATGCAACCTTAGAAACAATAAGTTatataaatagattaaaaaaaaagagagaaaaaagtcaTAACTATATAACCCAGTTCATTTGCTGTGGCTTACTTTAGCAATGTCTTCCCGAATACGCAAGTTTCGGACTGTAATACGTCTTTTGGAGTCAAAGTTCTGTCCAGGCATGTCAATATCATCTGCATATTTATCTTCATCTTCATCTTCACTGTTATGATCTCTTTCCTGAAAACAGAGTCAGAAAACTACTAAGTAAAATGATGGGTGTTCAATCTAGGAATAAATACAACCTTACTATTAGTTTAAAtcgattagttaaaaaaaaaaactcaagaACCCCCTCATCCCATCCCCCTGTTTCTCTAATCAGGCATTTCCAGTGTAAATTCTGGGTTAAGTGTTAGAATCTATTCTACAGTTACACTGAAAAATTTAGAAATAAATCTGCTACAGGATTTCCATTTCTACTTATGAGACCCAAGAGTTAAAATACACTTAAAATAAAACTGCAATAAAAAATATGGCTACTATTCTTGATATGGCCTGTATTTTCTTTACAGGTCAGTTATTCTCCTGCCTGGCAACTTGTTTCTAGGAGTTAATACCACAATAAAATTCAAAGACAAAGAGCCAGATCTTGGAACCCAACTCCAGCTGCTTTGCACCACTCTGGGagcacaaagcagctgcaaaGCCAGTAACTCTAGGCCCCTGCTGAGCTCCCATTGCTCAAGGAATCCATAGATGGCATGAAGCCACCATAGCAGgtcctattccaaccccttccagcaTCTGGTTTTCCTTCCTTTGAGTGATGCATTTGATAAGTGTCTTACTGTCTGTGAATTTGATTCCTCTTCTTCCCAGTGGTGTCTTGGGGAgttctgcaggggaaaaaaaaaagcacatgagCAGAAAATACAAAACTTTAGGGTGGGAAGAGATTTGGGAGAGTGAAGTAGAGGAAACTGTTGGACAAACAATCAAAGCAGGTCTTACCCCAAAGCCAGTGGAAGACACGTGATAACCATGGAACAAACTGCAGAAAAGATCACTGCGATATACAATTTTTGCTTTAGAGTTTACAAGCCTCTTATAGCACAGAAacctttttgaaaaatattttaaattattttcacatCAAACccctatatctatatatctctcTCTCCAAGAGTGATGAGTCCCTGAACTGTGAGAGTGTTGCATAAAGTCAGTTCTACTATCAACTCTGATAGTTCCAAATTAAGTTCTCATGAGACCTTAATATGTtatgttatttaaaaaacaaacaaacaaacaaacaaaaaaatcatagtTTGGAATTGATGATTTAACAGCGACCAGAACCCATAGCTTAACCCAGAGGAAGCCAGCTAAAGAGTTTTAAGCAGGACCAATTAATTTCCAGGTTGAGGTGACCTctggagtggaggaggagggaagatccATGGACACTGGTGGAAGGACCAAGAGTCCTAGGAGAAACCCATCTAGTTCTACTCCACATTCCCTCTCCCAGAAATCTTTTCCTGCATTCTTAACATGCTCCACTTCTGCCACTTCCCTTGTACCAGGAGTCACAGGGGGAGGCTGGAGGAGATCTGGCATTGGGATCAAACTATGGAGAGTGTGTCTGAACactcagagaagggaaacaaagagcATGAAGTTTTTCACCCTCAGAAAATGGCTTGTTTTGAGGAGTAACAAGGCCTTCCTTTTGGCTCTGAAAGGGAGATGGGGGTTCCTGCTGgggaaaggagaaggaaagagatggGAGCTATCTTTAATTAGCTCTGATTGTTCTGTTTAGTCCTTAGGAAGAAGAGTAATCCTGTGTCAGGATTAGAGACCAAGTTTACTACGCCATCTAGCACAAAAATTGTGGTTACATTCCCTagaacagggataggcaacctatggcatgggtgatTTTTAGTGGCCTCAcactgctggggtcctggccaccagtcaaGGGGggttttgcattttaatttaattttaaatgaagcttaaacattttaaaagccttatttactttacatacagcaatagtttagttatatgtaatagacttacagaaagagaccttctaaaaatgttaaaatgtattactggcatgcgaagccttaaattagaatgaataaatgaagacttggcacaccacttctggaaggttgccgacccctgccctagaaaATGGAGGACAAATAGCATAAATTCTTTGGTTTGTTGTTGATCAGTAACAGAGTAAACACAGTATACTATATTCCGAGAGCTGCCCTCACTTATAGCCATCtctatgtttaattttttttaagacaagCAAAGTTACCATTAAATCCTCTTACAAGAATATTCAGTTAATTTAATTACTAAGGCCCTAATTATAATCAAAGAGCCACTAACGAGAAGGAAAATGAAAACTAAAGCCATGGCAAAGAGATCTGCAAGCTAAGAGGAATGTGTGTTGATATTCTCCAACCTCAAAATAAAGCTTAACCAAGAACCTACAAATACTGGCACAAAAAACTGAACAAGATGTAAAGTACGGATTTCAGATAGTGAGCAGAGTTCATACATGTTTATACTAACCATTGACAAG
The DNA window shown above is from Gopherus flavomarginatus isolate rGopFla2 chromosome 7, rGopFla2.mat.asm, whole genome shotgun sequence and carries:
- the SLU7 gene encoding pre-mRNA-splicing factor SLU7; translation: MASGTVEIISSTPAGGSNDVSLEEPKKMTREDWRKKKELEEQRKLGNAPAEVDEEGKDINPHIPQYISSVPWYIDPSKRPTLKHQRPQPEKQKEFTSSVEWYKRGVQENAVTTRYRKGACENCGAMTHTKKDCLERPRKVGAKFTGLNIAPDEHVQPTLMFDYDGKRDRWNGYNPEEHMKIVEEYSKVDLAKRTLKAQKLQEELASGKLMEQVNSPRHHWEEEESNSQTERDHNSEDEDEDKYADDIDMPGQNFDSKRRITVRNLRIREDIAKYLRNLDPNSAYYDPKTRAMRENPYANAGKNPDEVGYAGDNFVRYTGDTISMAQTQLFAWEAYDKGSEVHLQADPTKLELLYKSFKVKKEDFKEQQKESILEKYGGQEHLDAPPAELLLAQTEDYVEYSRHGTVIKGQEKAIVRSKYEEDVTINNHTCIWGSYWKEGRWGYKCCHSFVKYSYCTGEAGKEIANTASDLPEEKPTEEEYMAKSKTLMEIHQEKQKDEKKKKKKKQKKSPNSDSEGEEKKKHEKLKKALNAEEARLLQVKEIMQLDERKRPYNSMYETREPTEEEMEAYRMKRQRPDDPMAPFLGQ